GCACTTGCGCTGGCACTTCGTGTACCAGCGGCCGCAACACCTGTTGACGCGGCTGGCGCGCACGCGGCGTGTCATCTACGTGGAGGAACCGATGCGCGCCGAGGGCCCTGCGCGCCTGGAGAAGACATCGGTGGGCGAGCACATCGAGGTGTGGCGGCCGCACACGCCCGTGGAGGCCCCGGGCTTCCACGATGACCAGCTGCCGGTGCTGCGTCGCCTGCTGGAGGCCGAGTTGCGTGCCGCCGGTGGAGAGGCGCCCACGCTGTGGTTCTACACCCCCATGGCCCTGCCGCTGGCCAGTGGCTTGCGACCCCGTGCCATCGTGTACGACTGCATGGACGAGCTCTCGGCCTTTCTGGGGGCGCCGCGTCAGATGCAGCAGCGCGAGGCGGCCTTGCTCAAGTGCGCCGACCTGGTTCTGGCCGGCGGGCCCAGCCTGTACGAGGCGCGGCGTGGCCTTCATCCGAATGTGCAGTGCCTGCCCAGTGCGGTGGATGCCCGGCATTACGCGCCGGCGTTTGCCCTGTCACATGCCGATCGGGTGGCCGAGGCCGATGCGCTGCAGCAGCACATTCCCCGGCCGCGCCTGGGCTTTGTCGGTGTGATCGACGAACGGCTGCACACGGCCCTGTTGCGCAGCCTGGCCGAGTCGCGCCCGGACTGGCAGGTGGTGATGGTCGGCCCGGTGGTGAAGATCGACCCTGCGAGCCTGCCGCAGGCGCCCAACATCCACTGGCTGGGGCCCCAGCCGTACGGCCTGCTTCCGCAGATCATGGCGGGCTGGGATGTCTGCCTGCTGCCGTTCGCACTCAACGAAGCGACCCGCTTCATCAGCCCGACCAAGACGCTGGAGTACCTCGCCGCCGACAAGCCGGTGGTCAGCACGCCGGTGGCCGACGTGGTCTCGATGTATGGCGACGTGGTGGAGGTGGCGGCCGATGCGGCGGGTTTCATCGATGCCTGCGAGCGCCTGCTGAACGAGGACGAGGACCGGCGCACGCGTCGCCATGCCGACCGGCTGGCCACGGTGTCGCGCTTCTCGTGGGATCAGGCTGCGGAGACGGTGGAGCAGGCCCTCGCGGCCCTGCCGGGTCGACGCGCCGACCAGCTCGGGCTGTTCCCGGATGACAGGCCGGCCGGCATGACGGCGGCCACCGCGTCGACGGGCACGGCGCCGCTGCAGGTCCGCCACATCGTGGTCGGGGCGGGCCCCACCGGGCTGTCGGCCGCCTACCACCTGGGGCTCGATGCGCGGGGTGGCGACACGCTGTTGATCGAGCGCGAGGCCACGGTAGGAGGCTGGTGCCGCTCCATCCAGGATGCGGGGTTCACCTTCGATTACGCCGGCCACATCATGTTCTCCAACGAGCCCGAGGTGCTGGCGCTGTACGACAAGCTGCTGGGCGACAACCTGCACTGGCAGCAGCGCGAGGCGTGGATCTACAGCAAGAACGTGTACACACGCTACCCCTTTCAGGGTTCGCTCTATGGACTGCCGCCGGCCGTGCTCAAGGAGTGCCTGATCGGCGCCATCGAGGCGCGCTTCGGCCCGTTGTCCGGGGAGGGGGCGCCCGCGGCGTCCCAGCCGCCGGCCAACTTCAAGGAGTTCATCCACCGCGTGTGGGGCGAGGGGATTGCACGGCACTTCGCCACGCCGTACAACGAGAAGCTCTGGGCCGTGCCGCTCGAAGAGATGGAGACCTCGTGGCTGGGTGGCCGCGTGCCGCTGCCCGATCTGGCGCAGATGATCGAAGGCGCGCTCGAACCCACGCCTGCCCCGATGGGGCCCAACGCACGCTTCGGCTATCCCTTGCGCGGGGGCTTCCAGGCCCTGATGGATGGCTTCCTGCCACACCTGCAGGGCACCGAGATCGCGCTGCGAACCAGCGTCGTTCACGTGTCGCCGCGCGACCGCACGGTGCGCCTGGACGACGGCCGCACGGTCCGCTTCGAGACCCTGATCAGCACCATGCCGCTGCCGCAGCTGGTGGCCGCGTGTGGCGAAGAAGCCCCGCAGGCCGTGCGGGAGGCCGCCCAGGCGCTGCGCCATGTGTCGGTGCGGTGCGTCAACCTCGGCGTGGCGCGCGAGGCGCTGACCGACAAGCACTGGATCTACTACCCCGAAGACACCGTCTTCCACCGCATCTTCGTGCAGGGCAACGCCAGCCCGCACTGCAATCCACCGGGCGGTTTCGGCCTGACGTGCGAGATCACCTACGCGCCGGGCAAGCCCTTGCCCTGTGATGGCCAGGCTCTGATCGACCGCGTGGTGGACGATTGCCGACGCGTCGGCATGCTGCGCGACGACGACACGTTGATCACCGCCAACCAGGTCGACATGCCGTGTGCCTATGTCGTGTACGACCACGCCCGCGCGGCCAATGTGCAGTGCATCCGTGACTGGCTGGCCAGTGCCGGCATCGTGCTGACCGGGCGCTACAGCGAGTGGGCGTACTACAACTCGGACCACGCTTTCGTCGCCGGCCGTCGCGCGGCCGATCAGGCACTGGCCGCCTTGCCGCCCATGCTGGCGCGGGCGGTGTGACGGGCACCCGATGCGGATCGACGCCCACATCCACTGTACCGGCGACGAAACGGCCGATGGCGTGGTGCGGGCGCTGGATGCGGCCGACATCGACGTCGGCGTGCTGCTGGCGCCCTTTCTGAGCCCGGGCTACAGCCTGGACGATGCGGCCTCCTTGCGCCGCGCCAATGCCCACCTCGGCCGCCTGGTGCAGGCGCACCCTGACCGCCTGGTGGGTTTGGCCGTGGTCGACCCACGGGATGTCGATGCGGCGAGCGACCTGCGGCGCGCGCGCGAAGACCATGGCCTGGCGGGCGTGAAGTTGGTGCCCACCGGCTGGTACCCCTACGACGAGGTGGTTCAACCCGTTTTTGCGGAGGCCTGCCGGCTCGACATGCCGGTGCTGTGTCACAGCGGCATCTTCATCGACGGTCGATCGGGACGCTTCTGCCGGCCAACGTTCTTCGAAGCACTGCGGGCCCACCCGGGCCTGCGGGTGACGCTGGCACACCTCAGCTGGCCCTGGACGGACGAGGCCATCGCCGTGGGCGTCATCGACCTCATCAATGGCGTGCCGCCCGACCGGGTGGCCTTCCGCTTCGACATCTCGTTCGGGCCGCCTCCGCCTTATCGGCTGGAAGTGCTGCGCCGGGCGCTCGATGTGCTGGGGCCCGAGTTGCTGCAATTCGGCAGCGACTGCTTCCTGCCTTGTCCGGCCGCCGAGCTGATCGAGCGCCGCCGGTGGGTGGAGGCGCTGATGGACCAGCTGGCGCTGGAGCCGGCCGCGCGCGAGCGCATCTGGTGGGGCACCGCCGCCGCCTGGCTGGGGCCTCATCTGCCCAAGCCTACCGCCCGCCCGCCCGCCCCCTCGCACACCGCCTGGCCCGCCCGCCTGCCCGCGGCCCCCTCTGACGATGACCCGGATTCGTCGCTCTTCGACCGGCCCCTGCGCTTGATGCCTCGGTGCTGCTGACTCAACCCACCTCTGCCTCATCATGCCCAGCGTGCCCAATGCATCTCAGCGCGTCCAGGTCCTTCAGGTCCTGGGCAACGCCATCGTCGGTGGCATGGAAACCTATGTCTCACGGTTGATCGAGCGGCTGCCAGCGGACCAGTTCGGCATCACGGTCCTGCTTCCCTGGGAGAGTGAGCTCTCGGACCACCTGCGCTCGCTGGGCGCCGAGGTGTACGTGACGCCGATGCCGGACAACCCGCCCTGGAGCGCCATTCAGACCGTGAGCGCCCTGGTGAAGGCCCATGCCATTGATGTGCTGCACGCGCATCTGCCCAACGCGCACCTGCTGTCGGCGCTGGTCGGTCGCTTGTGCAGCAAGCCGGTGATCACCACCATCCATGGCCGCCAGCTCAGCACGCTCGACCTCGAAGTCCACCGCACGGCGTCCACGCACCTCAGTGTGGTGTGCCGACAGACTTACTTCCATGCGCTCGGGCTGGGTGTCAGCCCATCCCAGCTCCACCTCATTCCGAACGGGGCCGACACGACGCTGTTCGTGCCGCGTCGCGTGCGCAACGGCCCGCTGCGCCAGGCCCTGGGTGTGCCGCCCGAAGCGCCGCTGGTGGGCCAGGTCGGGCGCCTGTCGGCCGAGAAGGGTCCCGATGTCTTCGTTCGCGCGGCCCTGGCCGCGCACGCGGTCATGCCGGATGTGCACTTCGCGCTGATCGGTGAGGGGCCCCTGCGCACCGAGCTCGAGCAGACGGTGGCCCGCCTGGGCCTGACGGATCGCCTGCACTTTGCCGGTCTGCAGTCTGACATGGCGAACATCTACGCCGAACTCGACGTGGTGGTGTCGGCGTCGCGCTCCGAAGCCATGCCGCTGGCGGTCCTGGAGGCCATGTCCAGCGGTGTGCCCGTGATCGTCACGCGCGTGGGGGGGGTGCCGGATCTGGTTCAGCACGGCCTGAGCGGCTGGCTGGTGGGCGATGGCGATTACGACGCGATGGCAGCTCAGTTGGTGAGCCTGTTGCGCGAGCCCGAGCGCGCCGCCGCCATGGGGCAGCGGGCGCGCGCGCGCGTGGTCCATCAGTTCTCGCTGGACCACAGTGTGGCTGGCACGGCGCAGCTGTTGCGCAAGCTGGCCCAGCGTGGCGGCGATGCGCGGCGCGTGAGCGCGGTGATGTCTGGCGAGGGCGGCAAGGCTGTGGTGGGATGACCCCACGTTCAAGGGGGATGGGCACCCTGCTTGCCTTCTCCTGTGGGCCGGCCCCATCGGGCCGCCTTTTTCATCAACAAGGAGCTCACCATGAAAACATTCATCGCCGCCACCACCGTTGCACTCGCTTCCGTCTTCTCTCTGGGTGCCTGCGCCGTCACCAGCGGCCAGAGCACGGTGGGACAGTACGTGGACGATGCCACGATCACGGCGCGTGTGAAGGCCAAGTTTGCGGAGGACAAGCAGGTCAGCGCCATGCGCATCAACGTCGAGACGCTGAAGGGTGAAGTGCAGCTGTCGGGCTTCGCTTCGAACCAGGACGAAAAGGCCCGTGCGGGTCAGATCGCGCTCAACGTGCCGGACGTCAAGAACGTGCGCAACAACATCGTGGTGCGCGCCGCGACGAACTGATCCTCACGGCAAGCCGCCCCTGGTACGTGGGGCGGTTCCCGTGAGCAATCAGGCCGACGGGGAGGGGGCGCTGGCCCCCCGTGCCTCGCTGGCATCGGCGGTGATCGCGGCGCCGAACAGCAGGATCTGGCCGGTGTAGTACACCCACAGCATCACCACGACGAACGACCCAGCTGCCCCGTAGCTCGAGGCCACGCTGGCGCGCGACAGGTAGAGCCCGATCAGGAACTTGCCCAGGTTGAACATCACGGCACACGTCAGGGCCCCCGCAAACACGGCGCCGGAACGGGGTGCGCGGTCAGGTACCCAGCGCAGCAGCGCGCCGAAGGCCAGGCCCAACACGGCCGTGGACACGGCAAATTCGAGCAGCGTCAGCACCGTGCCCAGCACCACCGCGCCCGGCATGAGCGCGCTGAAGGCCTGCAAGGCTGCACTGAGCAGCAGCGAGACAATGGCCAGAAAGCCGAAGCCCATCACCAGAGCCAGTCCGGTCAGCCGCGCCTTCACGAGCGCCCCGAGCGCCGAGGTGTCGGGCTCGACATGCATGATGCGGTTCAGCGCGCGGCGCAGTTCGGTGAAGACCCCGGTGGCGCCGAGCAGCAACGTGAGCCCGCCGATCAGCGCCGCCTGCAGCCCGTCCGGGTGGCGCCAGGCCGACTCCACCATGGCTTCGATGCTCTTGGCCGCCTCCTTGCCGACCACGCCCTGGATCTCGTGCACGATCTGGCCGCGCGCGGCTTCCACACCGAAGACGGCGCCCGCCACCGAGATGGCGATCAACAGCAGCGGTGCCATCGCGAACATCGTGTAGAAGGCCAGCGCCGCGCCGAGTTGCGGCGCCCCTTCGTCCATCCAGCGCATGCCCGCACGCATCAACAGCGTCAGCGGTGGATGCAGGGGGGCGGGCAGATGGCGCAGGGCGCGCAGCACAGCGGGAGGCAGAACGGGCGGAGAGGCCATGGCGCGGTTCCTGAGACGGTGTGACGGCAGTGCGCCACCACAGCAAGGCGCGCGCCCATGGCAGGCATGTCACTTGCCCCTGCGGGCCATGGAACAGCCTGCACGTCCCCGCCTGCCCGAGCCTTCGCCACCGCGCTCCGCGCCGGTGGTGGCCTTCACCCGGGCCGAGCGCGAGGTCGCGCCGTTTCACATCCCGCCTGGCGTGGTGCGTCTGCTGGGTGCGCTGCTGGGGCTCGTGCTGCTGCGGGAGGCTGCTCCCATCCTCATTCCCATTGCGGTGGCCGTGGCCCTGATGTTCGTGCTCAGCGGGCCGGTGGAGCGCCTGCACCGCCTGGGCGTGCCGCCGCACTGGGGGGCCGGGGTGGTCGTCACCATCATGCTGACGGGCGTCATCGGGCTCGGCAGCGTGCTGGCCCGACCGGCAGCGCAGTGGGCCGAGCGTGCCCCCACCACCGTGCAACAGGTGGTGGACACCATCGAGCGCATGCGCGTGGCCATGTTGCCCCCGAGTCGCCGGGCCGCGCAACCGCTTCCCACCGTGCACGGTGGCGACTCCATCCAGGACAAGCTGGCCACAGAGGGGCTGCTGCTCACCCGGGTGGTCTTCGGTCAGGCCATGCACTTTGCCCTGCAGGCGTCGGCCACGGTCATCCTGCTGTACTTTCTGCTGGCCTCGCAATCGTGGTTGCTGACCCGCACGGTGGAGGGGGTGAGACGGCCTCGCGCACGGGCGCTGCTGCTGTCCGGCATCCGGCAGGCGCGGCGCGAGATCGGGCTGTTTCTTGGCACCATGGGCCTCATCAACATCGGCCTTGGCGTGGTGACCGGCATCGCGCTGGCCTTCATCGGCCTGCCGGATCCGGTGCTGTGGGGCGCCGTGGTGGCCGTGCTGAATTTCATCCCCTACCTGGGCCCCGCGCTGGTGACCGTGCTGTTGCTGCTCGCGGGCAGCATGAGTTTCGGTGCGACGTGGACCATGCTGCTGCCCGCGTCGATCTTTCTGGCAGGCCATGCCGTCGAGGCCAACCTCGTGTCGCCGTGGGTGATGGGGCGGCGCCTGCGGCTCAGCCCGCTGTCGGTGTTCCTGTCCGTGATGCTGTGGGGCTGGGTATGGGGCTTTGCCGGCACGCTGGTGGCGGTGCCGCTCCTGCTTGGCTTTCGTTGCCTGTGCCAGCGGCGGCGTGGCTTGCGGCACATCTGCCATTACCTGGAAGGCGGGCGCAGCGACGCGCCCAGCCTGACGATGCTGCTGAGGGCGCGTGAGCGCCGGATGACCCGGCACACGGTACGCCCCTCGCGGCGCGCTTGATCGGCATCCGACGCGGGCACGCAGCCTGCCTGAAGGTGCACAAAGCCGCGCCATGTCGGGTGCGGACGATTCAGCATGAACGAGGTGTCAATCATGATCACGAAGGCAGCGTTGATGCGCAGCGCCTGGCCGGCCGCGCTGGTGGCGTTGGGGGGACTGACAGCCTGCGAACGGCAGCAGAGCCCACCCCGGCCCGTGTCGGGTGTCGTGGGCGCGGAAGCCAACTCTCCACCCCGATCGGATCCGGTCGTGTCGACCGTGCCCTCGACGGTGCAGCCCGCCCCGGCCTACGGTGCTGCTGCGCCCGTGGCGGCGGGCACGGACATGGGGCGGCCGCTGCTGGGCAATGTCGATCCCCCGCCCGCTGCGACGACCTCGCCTGAAACCACCCTGGCCAATGCGCCTCCTGCGGCCGGGATTCCGGTTCCACCCCCTGCCAGCACGGCGCCGGCGTTGACCGCCACCGAGCTGGCCTTTGTGACGCAGGCGATCGAGGCGGGGCTTTTCGATCTGCGGGTCGGGCAGCTGGGTGTGGAGCGTGCGGGGCACACCGCCGTGCGCTCGTATGCGGCCCTGCTCGTGAACGACCAGACGGCGATGAACCGGAGCCTGCAGCAGCTGGCGCGCCGGCTGGGTGTGCCCGTGCCCACCAGCCTGTCGGAGCCAAGGCAGCGCATCCTGGATGACCTGGCCCGGGCCAGCGATGCCGAGTTTGATCGGCAGTTTGTGCATGTGGCCGGTGCACGGGCGCAGCAAGACACGGTGGCCCTGTTCGAGCGCACCGGGCGCGACACGCGCGACCAGCAGGTGCGCAGCTTCGTGCTGCTCGCCTTGCCCACCCTGCGGGCGCATCTCAGTGCCGCCGAGCGACTCCCCGTGCGAGGCTGAGCCACCGCGCACGGCCGCCGAGGCCCGTGAGGTCGCCGAGGCCGCCGACCTCGTCTACGTGGACGACCGGGACGAGGGCATCCGGCGCGTGCGTCGCGGTGGCGGCTTCGCTTACCGCGCACCGGACGGGCACTGGCTCACGGAACGAGCCAGCGCCGACCGGGCGACCCTGGCGCGCATTCGGTCGCTGGCCATCCCGCCCGCCTATGAAGACGTGTGGATCTGCCCTCTGGCCGATGGCCACCTGCAGGCCACCGGCCGCGATGCACGGGGCCGGAAACAGTACCGCTACCACGCCCGCTGGCGCCAGGTGCGTGACAGCGACAAGTTCGGCCGGATGGCGGCGTTCGGCGAGGCGCTGCCCGGCTTGCGCGCGCGGGTGGACGAAGACCTCGCACCGGGCGGCGGTGGTGCGCCCGGGCGCACCGCCGTGCTCGCCGCGCTGGTGCGGCTGCTGGATCGCACGCGCCTGCGAGTGGGCAACGATGCCTATGCGCGCGACAACCGCTCGTATGGCCTCAGCACCCTGCGGCAGCGCCACGTCGAGGTGGAAGGCCACCGCGTGCGGCTGCACTTCCGCGGCAAGTCGGGCGTCTGGCACGACGTGGCCTTGCAGGATCGCCGGGTGGCCCGCGTGCTTCGCCGGTGCCAGTCGCTGCCCGGCCAGACCCTGTTTCAGTACACCGATGCCGGCGGCGCACGGCATGCAATCGGTTCGGCCGAGGTCAATGCCTACATCCGGGCGGTGTCGGGCGGCGACTTCACGGCCAAGGACTTCCGCACCTGGCACGGCAGCGTGCTGGCGTGGTCGCTGCTGGTACCGCGCTCGCCCGAGGCGCCAGACGCGCCGCTGGTGCCGGCGCTGCGCGAGGTGGCGAAGGCACTGGGCAACACCGTGGCCGTGTGCCGCAAGGCCTATGTTCACCCGGACGTGCTGCGCTGCGCCGAGTGCCGCCAGTGGCCCGCATCGGCCGCATGGGCGCCGGTTCAGGGACTCAGCGAAGACGAGCAGGGCCTGCTGGCCTTCCTGCGTGCGCAGGTGGCCACGCCTGCCTGATCCCCGGCGCGGAACACCGATTGCTGCGACGGGAGATCTCCCCAACGGAAGAATCCTCACCATGCTCGCACCCACCGACTTGTCCCGAGAACACACCGTTCGCCCGCTCGCTTCCAACCAATGGCTCTGGAGTGGGGCCCTTGCCAGCCTGTTGTCGAGCCTGGCGCTGGCCTGGCACGGCCGCCAGCGTCACGGCAGCAGTGTGGCCTTGCTGAACTCCCCCAGTCACTGGCTGTATGGCGACCGGGCCCTGCGCGCCAACATGCCGAGCTGGCGCTTCACGTTCTGGGGGATGCTGATCCACCATCTGAGCTCGCTGTGGTGGGCTGCGCTGTACGAGCTGCTGGGGCGGTGGCTCGACAACCGATCCTCTGCTTCGCGCACCGAGCACGGGTCGGCGCCGGAGACGGCTTCCGCCGGGCACGACCTGGCGAAGCCCGTGGCCCTGGCCGCTGCAGTCACCACCCTGGCGTGGCTGGTGGACACCCGCGGCGTGCCGCCCAGACTGCGCCCGGGGTTCGAGCGGCGCGCCTCGCGCCAGGGCATGGCCCTGGTCTACGGGGCCTTCGGTGCGGGCCTGTTGATCGCCAGCCTGGCGCGGCGTCATCGGCAAATTCCAGCGGCCACCGGCAAAACGTGCCGCGCCCCGCACGCCTCGGTCTGACATCGGGGGCGGGCGGTCCACAGGCCGCTTCCCCAAGCCGGCATGAGGCTTGCCCTCCAGGGGTGGGCGACCTCGTTGCCCTGCAGTCAAGACGAGGTCATGTGTCCAGTGTTTCTCAACAGAAAGGAACGTGTCATGGTCAGTTTGATTGTGTGGTTGGTGGTGGGAGGCATCGTCGGTTGGCTGGCGAGCCTGATCATGAAGACCGACGCCCAGCAGGGCGTTCTGCTCAACGTCGTGGTGGGCCTCGTGGGCGCCGCGCTGGCAGGTTGGCTCATCTCACCCCTCGTGGGCGTGCCGAGCATCAACGACAACGTCTTCAGCATCGGCTCCGTGCTGGTGTCACTGGTCGGTGCAGTGATCCTGCTGGGCATCGTGGGGCTGATCCGCGGCCGGCCGCGTGCGTGACGCCATGGCCAGCAGGCGCTCGATGCGTGCGGCCGTGACGGGCTTGACCAGATGCCGGTCGAACCCGGCCGCACGTGAGCGGGCCAGGTCGTCGGCCCGGCCATAGCCGGACACCGCGACCAGCCAGCCGCCATAGCCTTGCGCCCGCAGGGTGGCGGCCA
This is a stretch of genomic DNA from Aquabacterium olei. It encodes these proteins:
- a CDS encoding GlsB/YeaQ/YmgE family stress response membrane protein; its protein translation is MVSLIVWLVVGGIVGWLASLIMKTDAQQGVLLNVVVGLVGAALAGWLISPLVGVPSINDNVFSIGSVLVSLVGAVILLGIVGLIRGRPRA
- a CDS encoding glycosyltransferase family 4 protein, with amino-acid sequence MPSVPNASQRVQVLQVLGNAIVGGMETYVSRLIERLPADQFGITVLLPWESELSDHLRSLGAEVYVTPMPDNPPWSAIQTVSALVKAHAIDVLHAHLPNAHLLSALVGRLCSKPVITTIHGRQLSTLDLEVHRTASTHLSVVCRQTYFHALGLGVSPSQLHLIPNGADTTLFVPRRVRNGPLRQALGVPPEAPLVGQVGRLSAEKGPDVFVRAALAAHAVMPDVHFALIGEGPLRTELEQTVARLGLTDRLHFAGLQSDMANIYAELDVVVSASRSEAMPLAVLEAMSSGVPVIVTRVGGVPDLVQHGLSGWLVGDGDYDAMAAQLVSLLREPERAAAMGQRARARVVHQFSLDHSVAGTAQLLRKLAQRGGDARRVSAVMSGEGGKAVVG
- a CDS encoding BON domain-containing protein, with the protein product MKTFIAATTVALASVFSLGACAVTSGQSTVGQYVDDATITARVKAKFAEDKQVSAMRINVETLKGEVQLSGFASNQDEKARAGQIALNVPDVKNVRNNIVVRAATN
- a CDS encoding DNA topoisomerase IB; this translates as MPPSDSPCEAEPPRTAAEAREVAEAADLVYVDDRDEGIRRVRRGGGFAYRAPDGHWLTERASADRATLARIRSLAIPPAYEDVWICPLADGHLQATGRDARGRKQYRYHARWRQVRDSDKFGRMAAFGEALPGLRARVDEDLAPGGGGAPGRTAVLAALVRLLDRTRLRVGNDAYARDNRSYGLSTLRQRHVEVEGHRVRLHFRGKSGVWHDVALQDRRVARVLRRCQSLPGQTLFQYTDAGGARHAIGSAEVNAYIRAVSGGDFTAKDFRTWHGSVLAWSLLVPRSPEAPDAPLVPALREVAKALGNTVAVCRKAYVHPDVLRCAECRQWPASAAWAPVQGLSEDEQGLLAFLRAQVATPA
- a CDS encoding AI-2E family transporter; amino-acid sequence: MEQPARPRLPEPSPPRSAPVVAFTRAEREVAPFHIPPGVVRLLGALLGLVLLREAAPILIPIAVAVALMFVLSGPVERLHRLGVPPHWGAGVVVTIMLTGVIGLGSVLARPAAQWAERAPTTVQQVVDTIERMRVAMLPPSRRAAQPLPTVHGGDSIQDKLATEGLLLTRVVFGQAMHFALQASATVILLYFLLASQSWLLTRTVEGVRRPRARALLLSGIRQARREIGLFLGTMGLINIGLGVVTGIALAFIGLPDPVLWGAVVAVLNFIPYLGPALVTVLLLLAGSMSFGATWTMLLPASIFLAGHAVEANLVSPWVMGRRLRLSPLSVFLSVMLWGWVWGFAGTLVAVPLLLGFRCLCQRRRGLRHICHYLEGGRSDAPSLTMLLRARERRMTRHTVRPSRRA
- a CDS encoding FAD-dependent oxidoreductase, with protein sequence MDTLIVFSHLRWHFVYQRPQHLLTRLARTRRVIYVEEPMRAEGPARLEKTSVGEHIEVWRPHTPVEAPGFHDDQLPVLRRLLEAELRAAGGEAPTLWFYTPMALPLASGLRPRAIVYDCMDELSAFLGAPRQMQQREAALLKCADLVLAGGPSLYEARRGLHPNVQCLPSAVDARHYAPAFALSHADRVAEADALQQHIPRPRLGFVGVIDERLHTALLRSLAESRPDWQVVMVGPVVKIDPASLPQAPNIHWLGPQPYGLLPQIMAGWDVCLLPFALNEATRFISPTKTLEYLAADKPVVSTPVADVVSMYGDVVEVAADAAGFIDACERLLNEDEDRRTRRHADRLATVSRFSWDQAAETVEQALAALPGRRADQLGLFPDDRPAGMTAATASTGTAPLQVRHIVVGAGPTGLSAAYHLGLDARGGDTLLIEREATVGGWCRSIQDAGFTFDYAGHIMFSNEPEVLALYDKLLGDNLHWQQREAWIYSKNVYTRYPFQGSLYGLPPAVLKECLIGAIEARFGPLSGEGAPAASQPPANFKEFIHRVWGEGIARHFATPYNEKLWAVPLEEMETSWLGGRVPLPDLAQMIEGALEPTPAPMGPNARFGYPLRGGFQALMDGFLPHLQGTEIALRTSVVHVSPRDRTVRLDDGRTVRFETLISTMPLPQLVAACGEEAPQAVREAAQALRHVSVRCVNLGVAREALTDKHWIYYPEDTVFHRIFVQGNASPHCNPPGGFGLTCEITYAPGKPLPCDGQALIDRVVDDCRRVGMLRDDDTLITANQVDMPCAYVVYDHARAANVQCIRDWLASAGIVLTGRYSEWAYYNSDHAFVAGRRAADQALAALPPMLARAV
- a CDS encoding DUF4142 domain-containing protein → MITKAALMRSAWPAALVALGGLTACERQQSPPRPVSGVVGAEANSPPRSDPVVSTVPSTVQPAPAYGAAAPVAAGTDMGRPLLGNVDPPPAATTSPETTLANAPPAAGIPVPPPASTAPALTATELAFVTQAIEAGLFDLRVGQLGVERAGHTAVRSYAALLVNDQTAMNRSLQQLARRLGVPVPTSLSEPRQRILDDLARASDAEFDRQFVHVAGARAQQDTVALFERTGRDTRDQQVRSFVLLALPTLRAHLSAAERLPVRG
- a CDS encoding YihY/virulence factor BrkB family protein, which encodes MASPPVLPPAVLRALRHLPAPLHPPLTLLMRAGMRWMDEGAPQLGAALAFYTMFAMAPLLLIAISVAGAVFGVEAARGQIVHEIQGVVGKEAAKSIEAMVESAWRHPDGLQAALIGGLTLLLGATGVFTELRRALNRIMHVEPDTSALGALVKARLTGLALVMGFGFLAIVSLLLSAALQAFSALMPGAVVLGTVLTLLEFAVSTAVLGLAFGALLRWVPDRAPRSGAVFAGALTCAVMFNLGKFLIGLYLSRASVASSYGAAGSFVVVMLWVYYTGQILLFGAAITADASEARGASAPSPSA
- a CDS encoding amidohydrolase family protein, which translates into the protein MRIDAHIHCTGDETADGVVRALDAADIDVGVLLAPFLSPGYSLDDAASLRRANAHLGRLVQAHPDRLVGLAVVDPRDVDAASDLRRAREDHGLAGVKLVPTGWYPYDEVVQPVFAEACRLDMPVLCHSGIFIDGRSGRFCRPTFFEALRAHPGLRVTLAHLSWPWTDEAIAVGVIDLINGVPPDRVAFRFDISFGPPPPYRLEVLRRALDVLGPELLQFGSDCFLPCPAAELIERRRWVEALMDQLALEPAARERIWWGTAAAWLGPHLPKPTARPPAPSHTAWPARLPAAPSDDDPDSSLFDRPLRLMPRCC